A genomic window from Aquila chrysaetos chrysaetos chromosome 21, bAquChr1.4, whole genome shotgun sequence includes:
- the LAMP2 gene encoding lysosome-associated membrane glycoprotein 2, with amino-acid sequence MARFLSGPLASAARHSLLLGAPAPAAGGMEPRASCLPFLLLLLLGTSGFFQSYAVEVDVKDASNATCLYAEWMMRFLIKYETNSSDYKNTTLHLSSSVTHNGSVCGNDTQAALLAVQFGEGHSWSINFTKTNETYQGDFITFTYNTNDTAVFPDAKRKGPITIVVKDIMHPVQLNNVFVCHNTDFVEAENVTQIFWNVTVQAFVQNGTISKKESRCHADTPTSAPTVPPTVANVTTASTTTLSPAPTTAPKPVENPDTGNYSLKSGNKTCFLATVGLQLNVSRDKPLLININPKTTSADGTCGNTTATLKLNDGNSTLISFTFVVKNASASVQKFYLKEVNVTLLNRLNVISNADNNNFSKWDAYLGSSYMCRKEQTLEINEDFQVHTFNLWIQPFLVKANKFSTAQECSLDDDSILIPIVVGAALAGLIAIIVVAYIIGRRKSYAGYQTL; translated from the exons ATGGCGAGGTTTTTATCGGGCCCGCTCGCCTCTGCCGCTCGCCACTCGCTGCTTCTCGGCGCCCCtgcgcccgccgccggcggcaTGGAGCCGCGcgcctcctgcctccccttccttctcctcctcctcctcggcacCTCCG GCTTTTTCCAGTCCTATGCAGTGGAAGTAGATGTAAAGGATGCCTCTAATGCTACATGCCTGTATGCGGAATGGATGATGAGATTCTTgataaaatatgaaacaaacaGTAGCGATTAT AAAAACACAACGTTGCATTTGTCATCCAGTGTGACACACAATGGAAGCGTCTGTGGCAATGACACACAAGCTGCGCTTCTGGCAGTACAGTTTGGAGAAGGTCACTCTTGGAGCATTAACTTTACAAAAACTAATGAAACTTACCAAGGGGACTTCATCACATTTACCTACAACACCAATGATACTGCTGTATTTCCCGATGCTAAAAGAAAAG GACCAATTACTATTGTTGTAAAGGATATTATGCATCCAGTTCAACTGAATAACGTCTTCGTCTGTCATAATACTGACTTTGTTGAAGCAGAGAACGTAACGCAGATTTTCTGGAATGTTACTGTGCAGGCTTTTGTTCAGAATGGCACAATCAGTAAAAAAG agtcTAGATGTCACGCTGACACGCCTACTTCTGCACCTACTGTTCCGCCTACTGTTGCCAATGTAACTACTGCATCTACCACCACTTTATCACCTGCTCCAACCACTGCTCCCAAACCTGTGGAGAATCCAGACACAGGAAACTATTCTCTCAAAAGTGgaaacaaaacttgttttctggCTACTGTGGGGCTGCAGCTGAATGTTTCCCGCGACAAG CCTCTTCTGATCAACATCAATCCAAAGACAACTAGCGCAGATGGTACATGTGGTAACACAACAGCTACTCTGAAACTGAATGATGGAAATAGCACGTTGATCAGTTTCACATTTGTTGTT aaaaatgcaagtgcAAGTGTACAaaaattttatctgaaagaGGTGAATGTTACACTGCTCAACCGTCTGAATG TCATTTCAAATGCAGATAACAACAATTTCAGCAAGTGGGATGCTTACCTTGGTAGTTCTTACATGTGCCGAAAAGAGCAAACTCTTGAGATTAATGAAGATTTTCAAGTACATACTTTTAATCTATGGATTCAGCCATTCCTTGTGAAGGCAAATAAGTTCTCTACAG CCCAGGAGTGTTCGCTGGATGATGACAGCATTCTAATCCCAATTGTAGTTGGTGCTGCACTTGCTGGCTTGATTGCCATTATAGTGGTTGCTTACATAattggcagaagaaaaagctatgCTGGATATCAAACTTTGTGA